One Acropora palmata chromosome 2, jaAcrPala1.3, whole genome shotgun sequence genomic window carries:
- the LOC141869934 gene encoding uncharacterized protein LOC141869934, with the protein MYTPKEKGADVVKAVVDRITDLGIFPDDHKFMCRIAWVESKYGTDQGTYRPGYHGGIWQVDEIGYRETVLQPGLRKYWDRIKVRLDIDWTKTTWNDLEKPLYSGLAARLFLARLPAPIPTNLEGQANYWKTHYNTVAGSGTPEKFIKDVKHATGCAV; encoded by the exons ATGTACACTCCGAAAGAGAAAGGTGCGGATGTCGTCAAGGCTGTCGTGGACAGAATTACCGACCTTGGCATATTTCCAGATGATCACAAGTTCATGTGTCGTATAGCATGGGTTGAGTCAAAATATGGGACTGACCAAGGGACGTACAGGCCAGGATACCATGGAGGAATTTGGCAG GTCGACGAGATTGGTTATCGCGAAACCGTACTTCAACCGGGATTGAGAAAGTACTGGGATAGAATCAAAGTAAGACTCGACATTGACTGGACCAAAACAACCTGGAACGACTTGGAGAAACCGCTGTACTCTGGATTGGCTGCCCGGTTGTTCCTCGCTCGGCTTCCTGCGCCCATTCCAACTAACCTCGAAGGCCAGGCTAATTACTGGAAGACTCATTACAACACAGTTGCTGGAAGTGGCACCCCTGAGAAATTCATTAAAGACGTGAAGCACGCAACAGGCTGCGCTGTTTAA
- the LOC141869918 gene encoding PRELI domain-containing protein 2-like: MVRHLDITYVFKHPFEKVSRAYFQKYTCGKDTNVTAIKVLEHKIDPQTGEEYVLRRGECVNVLPGILKKLCPFGKIEVEEEAWLNKKEKYLRLHCYNLTWSNYASLEEFSCFRAYENNPNWTIFEQRGTISVCGLGSLICRMFESFGHSFLQRGAQKGLGIMEDILLTMSEIYSEA, encoded by the exons ATGGTTCGACATTTGGATATCACTTACGTCTTTAAGCATCCATTTGAGAAAGTTAGTCGTGCGTACTTTCAGAAG TATACTTGTGGAAAGGATACAAATGTTACTGCCATAAAAGTTTTGGAACATAAAATAG ATCCACAAACTGGAGAGGAATATGTGTTGAGGAGAGGTGAATGTGTTAATGTTTTACcaggaattttaaaaaag ctttgtCCTTTTGGAAAAATTGAAGTAGAAGAGGAAGCTTGgctgaacaaaaaagaaaaatatctgcGCCTTCATTGTTATAATCTAACCTGGTCAAATTATGCTTCCCTTGAAGAGTTTAGTTGCTTTAGAGCTTATGAAAATAACCCAAACTG GACCATATTTGAGCAGCGTGGGACCATCAGTGTCTGTGGGCTCGGCTCTTTGATCTGTCGAATGTTTGAAAGTTTTGGTCATTCATTTCTTCAACGTGGAGCTCAGAAG GGGCTTGGAATAATGGAAGATATCTTATTGACAATGAGCGAAATATACAGTGAAGCGTAG
- the LOC141874273 gene encoding FK506-binding protein-like, whose protein sequence is MVDRIPRTLIRKGIGLESPNFGSNCKVKLKIFSQDDIVKLAIEKEIVIGEGDSEFSETLEKCLECMHTNEVCVIPCDNGNLEKEFAISTEVDLWCEIELLSFFKAKEPWQSTSEEKLTIARHHKTKGTDCYKVGNWLSASRRYSRALKQLILIGDKLPNECQDDFEQLRVSCLLNLAACQGKLEQFEFVAQNCTKVLAMVPSNLKALYRRGQAFAHLNEFDKAKVDLEKALAVDPCNRAVQEQLRALKQKQSLHEQKLSRALGVMFGRKTSLK, encoded by the exons ATGGTTGACAGAATTCCAAGAACTTTAATTCGTAAAGGAATTGGTCTTGAATCGCCGAATTTTGGCTCGAATTGCAAAG tcaaactgaaaatattttcccaGGATGATATTGTGAAACTTGCAatcgaaaaagaaattgttattGGCGAAG GGGACAGTGAGTTTTCAGAAACTCTGGAAAAATGCTTAGAATGCATGCACACTAATGAAGTGTGTGTCATACCCTGTGACAATGGAAACCTTGAAAAGGAGTTTGCTATTTCTACAGAAGTTGATTTATGGTGTGAAATTGAGCTGCTCTCCTTTTTCAAG GCTAAGGAACCATGGCAATCTACTTCAGAAGAAAAGCTAACAATTGCCAGGCATCATAAAACCAAAGGAACAGACTGCTATAAG GTTGGCAATTGGCTCAGCGCATCCAGACGCTATAGCCGCGCTTTGAAGCAACTGATCTTAATTGGGGACAAACTACCCAACGAATGCCAAGACGACTTTGAGCAGCTAAGAGTTTCATGCCTTCTTAACTTAGCAGCATGCCAAGGAAAGCTGGAGCAGTTTGAGTTTGTGGCGCAAAATTGTACAAAG GTTCTTGCAATGGTGCCATCAAATCTTAAGGCTCTCTACAGGAGAGGCCAG GCGTTCGCTCATTTGAATGAGTTTGACAAGGCAAAAGTGGATTTAGAAAAG GCTTTGGCAGTGGACCCATGCAATCGCGCGGTGCAAGAACAGCTTCGAGCTctgaaacaaaagcaaagtttACACGAACAAAAACTTTCAAGGGCGCTGGGTGTCATGTTCGGacggaaaacgtcacttaaataG